From Pseudomonas hormoni:
GTTCAAGCGGAAGCTGTCGCTGTGCTTGATGATTTCCCGCGCCACGCTGAACAACTGCAACCCATCCAGCGCCGCTTCGGTCAGCTCCGGCTCGGTGCCTTCGATGATCTGTTTGAGGCGGGTTTCCAGCAGGGAGACGTTGACGCCATCGTTCTGCCCGAACGGCCGCGCCTTGCCCAGCTCCAGGGTGAAAGACTCGGCGCCGAGCTTGTCGTAGGTGTAGGAGCTGAAAACGATGGACGGTTTGTTTTGCAGCAGCACCGCTTCCATACCGGCGGCACGCAAGCGAGCCAGTTCCTGACGGGAATGCTGGTGACCTTCTTTCCACGGATACAAAGCGAACTGCTCGATTTTCGAGCCACGAATCGCCGTGTGCAGGTCGTAGTGCAGACGCTCACGATCCGGCAGGCTGAAGAAACTGGCCGCCAGTCGCTCCAGTTCACAGGCGCGCAGGGCTTCGGAACCGCTGGTTTGTTCGTGGCGGCCGTTGAACAGCCGATTGACGTCCTGCTCGATGAAACGCTCGCCCTTGCGAATCGCTTCCGGGTTGCCGAACAGGAACAGAATGCGTGCGCGCGGCTTCAAGTCGCCGCGGGCGATGTCATGCAACAGGCGATCAAGCAACTCGATCGGCGCTGTTTCGTTGCCATGGATCCCGGCTGACAGCAGCAGGTCCAGGCCGTTGTCCCGAGCTTCAGGTGGCCGGACTTCCAGCGCACCTTCGCTCAACCAGCGCATCCGCACGCCTTCGACAGTCAGTTGAGTCTTCTCCGCCGGTTCGCGGCCGGCGAGGGTCAGTTCAAGCAGTTTGCCGAGGGCGAGCATAGAGCGGTTTCCTTAGTGGTCGTGTGCGCAATCCGGGCCGTGCACGTGGTCTTCGTCACCGACTTCAGCCGGTTCCATTTCCAGTTGCAGACTTACCAGATTAGTCGCCAATGGGCGCAGCAGCAGGTTTGCGTATTCAGCGTCACCTTCTTCG
This genomic window contains:
- the astE gene encoding succinylglutamate desuccinylase → MLALGKLLELTLAGREPAEKTQLTVEGVRMRWLSEGALEVRPPEARDNGLDLLLSAGIHGNETAPIELLDRLLHDIARGDLKPRARILFLFGNPEAIRKGERFIEQDVNRLFNGRHEQTSGSEALRACELERLAASFFSLPDRERLHYDLHTAIRGSKIEQFALYPWKEGHQHSRQELARLRAAGMEAVLLQNKPSIVFSSYTYDKLGAESFTLELGKARPFGQNDGVNVSLLETRLKQIIEGTEPELTEAALDGLQLFSVAREIIKHSDSFRLNLPADIENFSELEVGYLLAEDIAQTRWIIEEEGARIIFPNPKVKNGLRAGILIVPTTDDNLA